A region of the Vanrija pseudolonga chromosome 2, complete sequence genome:
CTTGGCAACGAGCACGAGGGAGCGAGCAAGAAAGAGCAAGAAATCATGCGCgtgacggcgacgcgtcgcgacACATGCCTGGTTGGGATGTGAGAGCTTGGGAGCAGGGACCAGACACGCGCTGGGAAGGTGGGAGCGCGATGACGGGGGTATGACTCGTATGGCACCCAACAACTCGCAGCGAATTTGATGTTGGCACCGACTCGTGACCTTGCCGTGAACGCCGTGACCGAGGTTGTGGCCAGCCGTCCACCATCGAGTGGCTAGGTACAGTAGTGGACGTTACTTCACGATGCTCCGGGCTAAGCGTTGACCGAGGACAGGACGCCGTGGCGCTGACCTCGGTGTGTGTAGTAAAGTGCGCAGTAATGTGCGAAGGAAGCTGACATTGAAGCGAGGCTCGGTGGTCGCGAGCACCGCTTGCCCGCTGCATACGATGCATTGTCGCCGCTTGGTGATCATGGTGGGCCGCACTGATTCGCTGCTGGGCCGCCGCTCATTGTGATGGAGCCGCACATGTCATATCCCGCAGCCCCCCCCCGCAGGCCGCAGGCTCATAGCCTTAGGTCAGCGTTCACTGCGCCAGTGACCGAGGCAGCCGCAGTagccaacctcgccgccgtcatagtggagcaagcgacgacgcacgTTTCCCTGAGCAGTGCTGTGGAGTATGGTGCAGTGGTGTGCGGTGTTCTAAcggccgactcgacgcgGTGGTATGCTATGTTATGAATTGCGGCGTTCAGTGAGCAGTGGTGCGGCATGCATGATTGATAGTGGGCTACAGTCCAACAGTGGTGCCCGGTGCACTACGGCAATTGCACCCAATGCACTccagcatgcagcatgcCTCACCATCACGAGGGGAAGAAGAGTGTTTTTCCGACCAAGTGACGACTATttcgacggcggcggcggcccacaCAGCCCACACTCTGACTGACTGTTTCGGTGGTCGCCGACGGGCCGAACTGACTCATCCTTCGCGTACACTGAGCGAGGCCCCTGGGCAGTGCCCATTACTAGTAGCATCACGTGACGTATTCTTCCACCCAAACCACCACCCCATGCACCCCACTGGGTGGCTCGGTGATCGGGCTCGGTCTCCCGCGGCCGGGCCGACGACTGCAGCAGAGCAGCGCAGCGTAGGCGCTGGGTAGTGTGGTCGTATGCTCCAAGTCATCGTGACCCCCAACAAGCAACGATAAAGGATGATGCATGGAAAATTACATGTTGGCTTGTCTCACTCGCTCagtctctctctctcacgCTCCCAAACGTCGGATCGTCGCTAGCGTTGTCATAGCTAGCTTTGCTCGCACCGCCcgcaccgccaccacccaccaccactgcaccACCACTCCCACCAACACTACACTTTTCCGGCGCCCCGCCCTGCCAGTGACGGGCCTCGCATCAGTCACAATAGTGTGCTCAGCGGCGTCTTCCCTCCGGCGGAATCAAATCTAGTGGTCCCCCGTCTTCCTGCACCTCCACCCGACCTCGGTCTCAGCTTGTCAGGAGTTCTGCCCAGTGTTATCAAGCAGCCACCAGCACACACTGCCATccgcccctcctcctctttcGACGCTACTCTTCCATCTTCACACACAACACTCCATCGCACAATCCCTTTATCTTGACATTGCGACAGTAGCCTCGAACGCGTCACATACCCAGTAATCGCGTCGACGCACGACACTAGCCCACCTGCaacaccccaccccccccaccaccaggccatccacccacccaccgcttGGCCTCACGCGTCCTTCCTCGGCGATCTGCCGCAAGTTTATCCACAACATCAACTCCTCTCACATCTCctctcaccaccaccccaatCCTCTCACCATGACCAACGCCGTCCGGTCTCTCAAGATTGACGTGACGGTAAGCATACGACCCCCTCTACCCAGTGGCCAAACAGCTCACGTGCCTGCCAGTCGGATGCCCTCTGCCCGTTTTGTCTGCTCGGATTGAAGCAGCTCGAACTAGGTGCGCCAACCGGACAATAACGGGCTACACAACTCCACGTACTCACACTCATCGCAGCAATTGCGCGTTACCGCGAGAAGCACGCCGAGTCGCTTGACATCAACATCCGGATCCACCCATTCCAGCTCAACAATATGTTGGCAGACGAGCCAGAAAGCCGCGAAGAATGGGGCGTCCGCAAGTTTGGCCCCGAGCGCTTTGCCGCCGTACGCCAGTGCTTGAACGACAAGTTCGCCACCGTCGGCCTGCCTGAGATGTGAGTTGCGCTGCACCCTCGCCACGGAGTCGTCTGGCATTTTGTGGCAGTGCCCAGAAGCGGCGGTtaggcggcgccggccgccgaccGATGACACTGGAGCGGCGAAGACCCTCAAGTGTACACGCGTTGGGTACACCACTCTTTGTGGGCACCCAAGCTACGCTACTCAGCCccgctactgctgctgctgcctgcatCTACACCCCGTGCATGGATCCGCCGATCCCACTTGTCACCCATGCTGACTCAATCACAGTGCCCGTGGAGGAGAaatctcgtcgtcgcaccGCTCTCACCGCGTCACCGAGTACGCTGCCCACGTCAGGCCAGAGGTTCAGTTGCCACTGATCATGGACCTGTACGAGGCGCAGCACCTCGAGGGCATTGCCCCGTCGGACAAGaacctgctcgcgcgcctcaGCACCAAGCACGGTCTCTTTgccaccgaggacgaggcacACGAATggctcgactcggacgctTACGACATCGAGGTCCGCAAGGCGTACCAGCATGCCCAGAAGCAGGGCATCACCGGCGTCCCGTTCTTTGTCTTCCAGGACAAGTATGCCGCGTCCGGCGCCATGGGTGTCGACCAATTTGTCGACATTATCGGAGAAATCTTcaagcgcgagaaggccatGTCTCCGCAGCCGTTGACTGTCCACGAGGACCAGTGCAACATTAACGACATCGACTGTTCCGAGCGTTAAGACGCTTGCCTCCACGCCAGCGCTTGGTACGCTGCTCCGACCGACCCAACCGACCCGACTGCTCCTCCAGTCGTTACCCCTCCTCCGTTTcccgccaccaccatccTTGTCCATCATCATCCCTTGGCGGCAAACCTAATCCACGGCCTCATCTGCCACCTGATCCGTCTTTATTGTCGCTGTACGCGGCGACCCTGTTGTGGCTACGGCCTTGTCATAGTTTATATAGTAGTGTGATGACAATCATGCGTTAGAGTCAGCGGGGTGCAGTGCAGTGGGACGGTTGATCGTCACAAGTGCACTgaccgcctgcgcgcctgcgccgaggaACCAAACACGCCGAGCCCATGGTGCGTGCGACGTGCGAAGTTGGCGCTGCGGTGTGCGTCTCTGCCCCTGCCGATCCTCACTCAACGTGTCGACGACAATGTTGACCATTGTCCGCTCTTCTCTTCACATTACTACTACTCTTCACCCCACTGCCTGCAacatgccgccgacgaggccacaCGCCAAGCGTGAAACCAAGCCGGCGCCGTACGTCCTCAGCgcggagcagcgccgccgtccgctcCAGAGACGCCGCCTCGACACCACGCCagcaggcgacggcgaggacatcAAGCCAAAGGTGCACGCCGCGGTGCGCGGTATCGACTTCAAGAGCGGCGCCCGCGGCGATACCCGCACACACGCcaaccaccgccgcgctcgcccgccggccACCCTCCCGgcgcgcgtccgcgtccCGCACGAGTTCGCAATCACGCTGCAGGGGAGCAAGGGGCACACGGCTTACCGGATAAAGCACCACGTCACCCCCGGAGAGGCGGTCGGGAGCGTCAAGGGGTGGATGTGTCGGCGGTTCGGGTATGATCTTGGGTCGTTGCGGTGGGTGCGGGGTGGTGTCGGGCATGGTGAGGAGAGGCGATGGCTAACGCCCGCAGCCTCGTGTTCGACGGCCAGGTCTGCGCCAACGACGAGACGATGGCCTCCctgggcgtcgaggagggcgacgtgCTGGAGGTGTACCTTGAGCGTGCGTGTagggccgcgcggcgctgacgggGCAGAGATTGGTGGCTGAGCGCGGGATGGCagggtgggggtggagtgtgtgcgtgtgtgtggtgcGAGCGAGGACAGTATGTGTGCTTGTGCACCGGTTATGAAGACGTATTGGGTCGATACTGCgtcggtgctgctggtgttgCTGGGCATGGTTGGGTTGAGCGCGCACCAGGGTGGACggcgtggctggctgggttgGGCGTCGGTGCCGCAGTATTGCTGCATGGGGCTGGCTGCagcggagggcggcggggcgatCATGAGCATAGggcgcagctcgctcgcaggTCGAGCCTTGAACCGTCGCAACGCTAGATATCTGCTTTCTCAACTATCAAAGACGAGTGCCATGGAGCTAGCTGCCGAGCTGCCTCAAACGCTGCACAGGGTGCCGAGCaagtgccacactcaccaaTCCAGCCGCTCCAGTCGTCACCCACCTTACCAAACCACACACCACATCTCCACCACATCACCTTGCACCTACCTGCACCACAACACCCACAATGTCCTCGCCCATGGAGGAGGACCGTGATCTCCACCCACGCTGGGGCACGCCTGCGACCCCCGCCACCCCACCCAAGCCCGACCACACGCAGGCCCACGCGCGCGACTACGCGGCGCTGCAAACCCACCTGCGGCACTCATACCTCTTCACGCCGctccgcgaggcgcgcggcaaCACGTCGTACTCTGCCAACTCTTCAAACACGTCCAAAGACGAGCACAAGCCCCGCGTCGAGGACCGCTacgcccccgcccaggcGTCGCGCAACGTCGCGTTCCGCCGCGTGCCCCAGGAGCCGGGCCACCACTACCATGGCGGTGAGCGTGCCATGGTCGACGaagagctgacgccaggcgcTCATCCGCGTCCCCCCAGGCCGGACGAGTTCCCAATCAACCTACAGGGCTcggtcgacgggcgcggTACGAGCATCAAGTACCATACCTTcccgcgccagcgcgtcgaggggctcaaggtgggtgccggtgggggcggggctgACGACGTAGCGCTGGCTCCACTTCAAGTTTGGCtaccgcctcgaggagctccgGTGAGTTTGAGCTTTGGGAGGAGGTATGCATAGCTAGCTCACACACGCCAGCCTCGTGTACGACGGGCGTATCCTCCATGACCGGGACACGATGGAGCAGCTCggtgtcgaggcgggcgactTTATTGAcatcgtcctcgagcgtgcgtgtgtgtgcgggtTGCGGGTGCTGACTTGCAGAGCTTGGTGGATAGCGCGGGGTCAGAGAGCAGTATAGCGGAGGAGACGGGTGGGGTAGTCTTGTCGACGTATGCATGTAGTTTGTGAGCTGTGACTGGAGTGCTGGAGCATGTCACGACGCtggtgccgtcgccgccgccgccgatgtTGGCCACCCGCGACTGATTTCAACGCGTCACCCACTCGTCTCGTTTCACATCTCACCACTCCGTCCCATTCGACCTTTGTTCCCACCAGCTAGTTACTTGGAtcacacgcacacacacacacgactGCAGCGCCCGCCATGCCCGTAACCACGCgggccaccgcggccgccatcgcccaggtcgaggccgaggccaagcccgagccgcgctcgtcttcgcccccgtcgtcgccggccccGGGCCAA
Encoded here:
- the SUMO1_0 gene encoding Small ubiquitin-related modifier 1 — translated: MPPTRPHAKRETKPAPYVLSAEQRRRPLQRRRLDTTPAGDGEDIKPKVHAAVRGIDFKSGARGDTRTHANHRRARPPATLPARVRVPHEFAITLQGSKGHTAYRIKHHVTPGEAVGSVKGWMCRRFGYDLGSLRLVFDGQVCANDETMASLGVEEGDVLEVYLEQIGG